From a single Vanacampus margaritifer isolate UIUO_Vmar chromosome 15, RoL_Vmar_1.0, whole genome shotgun sequence genomic region:
- the btg1 gene encoding protein BTG1 codes for MHTLCARGTMKPEINAAVGFLSRFLRVKGHVNDRQVQTFSQSLQDILSEQYKHHWFPDRPCKGSGYRCIRINHKMDPLVGQAGQRIGLTIQQLYLLLPSELTLWVDPFEVSYRIGEDGSICVLYESQPMPAAMPGTVVASSPSGSTGTGSPMTDSHISCKEELMVLGRASPSKAYNMMTVSS; via the exons ATGCATACCCTTTGTGCCCGGGGAACCATGAAACCAGAGATCAACGCCGCCGTCGGATTTTTGTCGAGATTTCTGCGGGTTAAAGGACACGTAAACGATCGGCAAGTCCAAACGTTCAGCCAGAGTCTACAGGATATTTTGTCAG AACAATACAAGCACCACTGGTTCCCGGACAGGCCCTGCAAAGGTTCAGGGTACCGCTGCATCCGTATTAACCACAAGATGGACCCTCTGGTGGGGCAGGCGGGCCAGCGCATCGGCCTGACAATTCAGCAACTCTACCTGCTGCTGCCCAGCGAGCTCACGCTCTGGGTGGACCCCTTTGAGGTGTCCTACCGTATCGGCGAGGACGGCTCTATCTGCGTCCTGTACGAATCACAGCCTATGCCAGCAGCCATGCCAGGAACGGTGGTCGCCAGCTCGCCCTCAGGGAGCACCGGCACGGGGAGCCCAATGACGGACAGTCACATCAGCTGCAAGGAAGAACTGATGGTGCTGGGAAGAGCCAGTCCCTCCAAAGCCTACAACATGATGACTGTGTCCAGTTAA